The following proteins are co-located in the Microbacterium immunditiarum genome:
- the nudC gene encoding NAD(+) diphosphatase, protein MTASPRPQQPPLARAALDRAGDERANPGLIDESRADAATRVLVLHGDSAPLDGGGEALRWVRPEAVPGGAQWAFLGRADAADGGGAVLAAVFPREADAPLDPPGGWGPLRVVGGGLSAFDAGAFVEALSLGRWLLDAPHCPACGALTLVTMSGWARSCPSCGREHFPRTDPAVIVAITSATDPDRLLLGSNALWGANRFSCFAGFVEAGESLEAAIVRELREEAGVDVVDLRYRGSQAWPYPRSLMLGFLATAADDDRARADGEEIVEVRWFDRDEIGSGLRGESDILLPGPASIAHRLISDWHAGLA, encoded by the coding sequence ATGACGGCGTCCCCTCGTCCGCAGCAGCCGCCGCTGGCCCGCGCCGCGCTCGATCGAGCCGGTGACGAGCGCGCGAACCCCGGCCTGATCGACGAGAGCAGGGCGGATGCCGCGACCCGCGTCCTCGTGCTGCACGGCGATTCCGCGCCGCTCGACGGCGGCGGCGAGGCCCTCCGCTGGGTGCGGCCAGAGGCCGTGCCGGGGGGCGCCCAGTGGGCGTTCCTCGGGCGTGCCGACGCCGCCGACGGGGGAGGGGCGGTGCTCGCCGCGGTCTTCCCACGTGAGGCGGATGCCCCGCTCGACCCGCCCGGGGGATGGGGCCCCTTGCGCGTGGTCGGCGGTGGACTCTCGGCGTTCGACGCCGGCGCGTTCGTCGAGGCGCTGAGCCTCGGCCGGTGGCTGCTCGACGCGCCGCACTGCCCGGCGTGCGGAGCGCTCACGCTCGTGACGATGTCGGGCTGGGCGCGCTCGTGCCCCTCGTGCGGGCGCGAGCACTTCCCGCGGACGGACCCCGCCGTGATCGTCGCGATCACGAGCGCGACCGACCCCGACAGGCTGCTCCTCGGCTCGAATGCGCTGTGGGGCGCCAACCGGTTCTCGTGCTTCGCGGGCTTCGTCGAGGCGGGCGAGTCGCTCGAAGCGGCCATCGTGCGCGAGCTCCGCGAGGAGGCGGGCGTCGACGTCGTCGACCTGCGCTACCGCGGCTCGCAGGCGTGGCCGTACCCGCGCAGCCTCATGCTCGGGTTCCTCGCGACGGCCGCTGACGACGACAGGGCACGCGCGGACGGTGAGGAGATCGTCGAGGTGCGGTGGTTCGACCGGGACGAGATCGGGAGCGGCCTGCGGGGGGAGAGCGACATCCTGCTCCCGGGTCCCGCGTCGATCGCGCACCGGCTGATCTCGGACTGGCACGCGGGTCTGGCATGA
- a CDS encoding PDZ domain-containing protein — MALFDENVTISPAPRRRRMTPSVAAGSWALAIALVALLVITFLPTSYVIQQPGPVYNTLGTARSADGTDVPLISIEGAETFPTAGALDLLTVQVVGNRERTPSWFELAIAWFQPSRAVLPIDAIFPEGQTSEERNEQSAALMVDSQKEATAAALSELGLDVGHTLLVHSVIEDSAAEGALEAGDVILEADGREATDATALREIINEGGGAPVEVTILRDGEEQRVSITPRETEVEGETTWLIGVTLTNDYDFPIDVTIQLNNVGGPSAGMMFALGIIDSLTPGELNGGERVAGTGTIDAAGEVGPIGGIRQKMWGAVDAGADWFLAPEANCDEVVGHVPDGLRVFAVEDLDGALDVLDAVREDGDVDALPTCMVG; from the coding sequence GTGGCCCTGTTCGACGAGAACGTGACGATCTCTCCCGCGCCCCGCCGCCGTCGCATGACGCCTTCCGTTGCCGCGGGATCGTGGGCGCTCGCCATCGCGCTGGTCGCGCTGCTGGTGATCACCTTCCTGCCCACCTCGTACGTCATCCAGCAGCCCGGACCCGTGTACAACACGCTCGGCACCGCGCGCTCGGCCGACGGCACCGATGTGCCGCTCATCTCGATCGAGGGCGCCGAGACGTTCCCGACCGCCGGTGCGCTCGATCTGCTCACCGTCCAGGTCGTGGGCAACCGCGAGCGCACGCCATCGTGGTTCGAGCTCGCCATCGCGTGGTTCCAGCCGAGCCGCGCCGTGCTGCCGATCGACGCGATCTTCCCCGAGGGTCAGACCTCGGAGGAGCGCAACGAGCAGAGCGCGGCCCTGATGGTCGACTCGCAGAAGGAAGCCACCGCGGCCGCACTCAGCGAGCTGGGCCTCGACGTCGGGCACACGCTTCTCGTGCACTCGGTCATCGAGGACTCGGCCGCCGAGGGCGCCCTCGAGGCGGGTGACGTGATCCTCGAGGCCGACGGACGAGAGGCGACGGATGCCACGGCCCTCCGCGAGATCATCAACGAGGGCGGCGGCGCGCCGGTCGAGGTGACGATCCTGCGCGACGGCGAGGAGCAGAGGGTCTCGATCACGCCTCGCGAGACCGAGGTCGAGGGCGAGACGACGTGGCTCATCGGCGTCACCCTCACGAACGACTACGACTTCCCGATCGACGTGACGATCCAGCTCAACAACGTCGGCGGCCCGAGCGCGGGCATGATGTTCGCGCTCGGCATCATCGACTCCCTCACACCGGGCGAGCTCAACGGCGGCGAGCGTGTCGCGGGCACCGGCACGATCGACGCCGCCGGCGAGGTCGGGCCGATCGGCGGCATCCGTCAGAAGATGTGGGGAGCGGTCGACGCGGGCGCCGATTGGTTCCTCGCGCCCGAGGCGAACTGCGACGAGGTCGTGGGCCATGTGCCGGACGGCCTGCGCGTGTTCGCGGTCGAGGATCTCGATGGTGCGCTGGATGTGCTCGACGCCGTGCGCGAGGACGGAGACGTCGACGCGCTGCCCACGTGCATGGTCGGTTGA
- a CDS encoding zinc-dependent metalloprotease, producing the protein MADDERSPEDEFREMIRQLFGGAGEIDPEQLSRLSGLEIDPAMMQAVMRQLQDAFSGDGSISWDLTRRQALHIANQDGLAITQGQRADLDQAFALADLWLSEATTISELAKAPQPITRGGWVEATLPVWQELAEPVATSIADALTAALSDQAPEDMQGLVQGAGRIMRTVGGSLFATQLGHVVGSLSKEVVAGGDVGIPLMPDGEAVILPQNFADLGRDLEIPDDQLALYLAARELAHARLFRHARWLRLHVISQVTEYARGIHVDTSALEELASRFDPSEPEELRNAIESGALLPTRSETQVEALRRLENLLATIEGWVDVVTAAATSRLPSAPRIAEAVRRRRAVGGPAEQALGSLVGLELRPRRMREAAAMWQAVTDAVGVAARDSLWDYPDLMPTADDIDDPAALIARLEARARGEEPAPDAFDDALAQLLEAESGSRTDEASGEKGEAPDEDEGDGPAEEDPHPGGRPI; encoded by the coding sequence GTGGCAGACGACGAACGCAGCCCCGAGGACGAGTTCCGCGAGATGATCCGGCAGCTGTTCGGCGGCGCGGGCGAGATCGATCCCGAGCAGCTGTCGCGCCTGTCCGGCCTGGAGATCGACCCCGCGATGATGCAGGCGGTCATGCGGCAGCTCCAGGACGCCTTCTCCGGCGACGGGTCGATCTCGTGGGACCTCACGCGCCGCCAGGCTCTGCACATCGCGAATCAGGACGGCCTGGCGATCACGCAAGGCCAGCGCGCGGACCTCGACCAGGCGTTCGCGCTCGCCGACCTGTGGCTGAGCGAGGCGACCACCATCTCCGAGCTCGCGAAGGCGCCGCAGCCGATCACGCGCGGCGGCTGGGTCGAGGCGACGCTGCCCGTGTGGCAGGAGCTCGCCGAGCCGGTCGCCACGAGCATCGCCGACGCCCTGACCGCCGCCCTCAGCGACCAGGCGCCCGAAGACATGCAGGGCCTCGTCCAGGGCGCGGGGCGCATCATGCGCACCGTCGGCGGCTCGCTGTTCGCGACGCAGCTCGGGCACGTCGTCGGCAGCCTCTCGAAAGAGGTCGTGGCGGGCGGCGACGTCGGCATCCCGCTCATGCCCGACGGCGAAGCGGTCATCCTCCCCCAGAACTTCGCGGACCTCGGGCGCGACCTCGAGATCCCGGACGACCAGCTCGCCCTCTATCTCGCGGCCCGCGAGCTCGCCCACGCGCGGCTCTTCCGGCACGCGCGCTGGCTGCGACTGCACGTCATCTCGCAGGTGACCGAGTACGCCCGAGGGATCCACGTCGACACGAGCGCTCTCGAAGAGCTCGCCTCGCGCTTCGACCCGTCCGAGCCCGAAGAGCTGCGCAACGCGATCGAGAGCGGCGCGTTGCTGCCGACGCGCTCCGAGACGCAGGTCGAGGCGCTGCGCCGGCTCGAGAACCTCCTCGCCACGATCGAGGGATGGGTCGATGTCGTGACCGCCGCGGCGACGTCGCGACTGCCGTCCGCGCCGCGCATCGCCGAAGCGGTGCGCCGCCGCCGCGCGGTGGGCGGCCCCGCTGAGCAGGCGCTCGGGTCACTCGTCGGCCTCGAGCTGCGCCCGCGCCGCATGCGCGAGGCGGCGGCGATGTGGCAGGCGGTGACGGATGCCGTCGGAGTCGCCGCTCGCGACTCGCTGTGGGACTACCCCGACCTCATGCCCACCGCCGACGACATCGACGACCCGGCCGCGCTCATCGCGCGGCTCGAGGCGCGAGCCCGCGGCGAGGAGCCGGCACCGGACGCGTTCGACGACGCGCTCGCGCAGCTGCTCGAGGCGGAGAGCGGCTCGCGGACGGATGAGGCTTCGGGCGAGAAGGGCGAGGCGCCCGACGAGGACGAGGGCGACGGTCCTGCGGAGGAGGATCCGCACCCGGGCGGCCGCCCGATCTGA
- a CDS encoding ATP-dependent helicase, with amino-acid sequence MSGGALAGLDERQLEAVTTLRGPVVVLAGAGTGKTRVITHRIAHGVDTGAYSPGRVMAVTFTAKAAGEMRGRLHALGVEGVSARTFHAAALAQLNFFWPTLAGDRPPTIVDNKVRLLAHAADSIGMDLDVATLRDVASGIEWRKVTMRTIDEYAAARAGGVGHLDVSRVADLQRAYEKLKDERRQLDFEDVLLACAGMLEAEPTVVGAVREQYRHFTVDEFQDVSPVQHRLLELWLGDRRDVCVVGDASQTIYSFAGADARFLLDFERRHEGARVVRLETNYRSDASILAVANELMRGRPGALHLEAAGDVEPGPTPTVTGYQDDGGEARGTAAAISARIAAGVDPRRIAVLYRSHAQSVEIARALADAGIAATVLGGKRYFDLPEVRQAIMALRGASVAPTESGLVDVVRDVLRSLGLTDEPPEAGGALRDAWEARAALLRLAEEAPAGTSLRAFTDDLLARAKAHHEPGLRTVTLSTLHAAKGLEWDHVHLIGFAEGLLPIGYATTFEQVDEERRLAYVGITRAARTLELSWSRGARDRRPSRFLQEIGSRSLREARATASTAGASRRGGSPTRTPTRGSAAR; translated from the coding sequence ATGAGCGGCGGAGCACTCGCCGGTCTCGACGAGCGCCAGCTCGAAGCCGTTACGACCCTTCGGGGGCCCGTCGTCGTGCTCGCCGGCGCCGGCACCGGCAAGACCCGGGTCATCACGCACCGCATCGCGCACGGGGTCGACACGGGCGCGTACTCGCCGGGACGCGTCATGGCGGTCACGTTCACCGCGAAGGCGGCGGGCGAGATGCGGGGGCGTCTGCACGCCCTCGGCGTCGAGGGCGTCTCCGCTCGGACGTTCCACGCGGCGGCGCTCGCGCAGCTGAACTTCTTCTGGCCGACGCTCGCGGGCGACCGACCGCCGACGATCGTCGACAACAAGGTGCGCTTGCTGGCGCACGCCGCCGACTCGATCGGCATGGACCTCGACGTCGCGACCCTCCGCGACGTCGCCTCGGGCATCGAGTGGCGCAAGGTCACGATGCGCACGATCGACGAGTACGCTGCGGCGCGTGCGGGCGGCGTCGGGCACCTCGACGTCTCGCGCGTCGCCGATCTGCAGCGCGCGTACGAGAAGCTCAAGGACGAGCGTCGCCAGCTCGACTTCGAAGACGTTCTGCTCGCATGCGCGGGCATGCTCGAGGCCGAGCCGACCGTCGTCGGGGCGGTGCGCGAGCAGTACCGGCACTTCACGGTCGACGAGTTCCAGGACGTCTCGCCCGTGCAGCACCGCCTGCTCGAGCTGTGGCTCGGCGACCGCCGCGACGTGTGCGTCGTGGGCGACGCGAGCCAGACGATCTACTCGTTCGCGGGCGCCGACGCGCGCTTCCTCCTCGACTTCGAGCGCCGGCACGAGGGGGCGAGAGTCGTGCGGCTCGAGACCAACTACCGGTCGGATGCCTCGATCCTCGCCGTCGCGAACGAGCTGATGCGCGGCCGCCCCGGCGCCCTCCACCTCGAGGCTGCGGGCGACGTCGAACCCGGCCCGACGCCGACCGTCACCGGGTACCAGGACGACGGGGGCGAGGCCCGCGGCACGGCGGCGGCGATCTCGGCCCGCATCGCCGCGGGCGTGGATCCGCGCCGGATCGCGGTGCTGTACCGGTCTCACGCGCAGTCGGTCGAGATCGCGCGCGCGCTCGCCGATGCCGGCATCGCGGCGACCGTGCTGGGCGGCAAGCGCTACTTCGACCTCCCGGAGGTGCGCCAGGCGATCATGGCGCTGCGCGGGGCATCCGTCGCCCCGACTGAATCGGGCCTCGTCGACGTCGTGCGCGATGTGCTGCGTTCGTTGGGACTCACCGACGAGCCGCCCGAGGCGGGCGGAGCCCTGCGCGACGCATGGGAGGCGCGCGCGGCGCTGCTGCGCCTGGCCGAGGAGGCGCCCGCCGGCACGAGCCTGCGCGCGTTCACCGACGACCTCCTCGCGCGGGCGAAGGCGCACCATGAGCCGGGGCTCCGCACGGTGACGCTGTCGACGCTCCACGCGGCGAAGGGGCTCGAGTGGGACCACGTGCACCTCATCGGCTTCGCCGAGGGCCTGCTGCCCATCGGGTACGCGACGACGTTCGAGCAGGTCGACGAGGAGCGCCGGCTCGCGTACGTCGGGATCACGCGGGCCGCGCGAACGCTCGAGCTGTCGTGGTCTCGCGGCGCGCGGGATCGGCGTCCGTCGCGGTTCCTGCAGGAGATCGGCAGCCGCAGTCTGCGTGAGGCACGTGCGACCGCATCGACCGCAGGGGCGAGCCGGCGGGGAGGATCACCGACGAGGACTCCGACCCGAGGCTCCGCTGCGCGCTGA